From the Lolium rigidum isolate FL_2022 chromosome 2, APGP_CSIRO_Lrig_0.1, whole genome shotgun sequence genome, one window contains:
- the LOC124690086 gene encoding LOW QUALITY PROTEIN: cysteine and histidine-rich domain-containing protein RAR1 (The sequence of the model RefSeq protein was modified relative to this genomic sequence to represent the inferred CDS: deleted 3 bases in 2 codons), translating into MATRSLAAGAPVGAGDRLLGRAGGVWAVEGARSGHPVDPASAEDGVRRSCGTHPKAKDLGVLVGYACFVGTPARSREESRCSCRSLPLGCFIPCAERGPPQRKKRERTGTRRGIAMSAETEKTAAAPAPAPAPLRCQRIGCDAMFTDDDNPDGSCHYHPNGPMFHDGMKEWSCCKQRSHDFSLFLAIPGCATGKHTSEKPVTKAVSLNTPKAALPKAAPIQSSNQGVESGACSRCRQGFFCSDHGSQPKPQKQVAVNGTDAEPIEKCSVPLPKKKVDLNEPRLCKNKGCGKTYKEKDNHDAACEHHPGPAVFHDRKRGWKCCDIHVKEFDEFMEIPPCTKGWHNADAV; encoded by the exons ATGGCAACACGGTCCCTGGCGGCGGGGGCGCCGGTCGGTGCTGGAGACCGTCTCCTCGGTCGCGCGGGTGGCGTGTGGGCGGTGGAGGGCGCTCGCAGTGGTCACCCCGTCGACCCCGCGTCAGCTGAAGACGGCGTCCGACGGTCGTGCGGTACCCACCCCAAGGCCAAGGATCTTGGCGTCCTCGTCGGCTACGCGTGCTTTGTTGGG ACTCCGGCTCGGAGTCGAGAAGAGTCTCGA TGCAGTTGCAGGAGCCTGCCCCTCGGCTGCTTTATTCCCTGCGCCGAAAGAGGTCCACCAcaaaggaagaagagggagaga ACGGGGACAAGAAGAGGCATCGCGATGTCGGCCGAGACGGAGaagaccgccgccgcgcccgcgccggcGCCCGCGCCGCTACGGTGCCAGCGCATAGGCTGCGATGCCATGTTCACCGACGACGACAACCCCGACGGCTCCTGCCACTACCACCCCAAC gga CCTATGTTTCATGATGGCATGAAAGAGTGGAGCTGTTGCAAGCAAAGAAGCCACGATTTTAGCTTATTTTTGGCTATTCCTGG ATGTGCCACAGGGAAGCATACAAGTGAAAAACCAGTCACGAAAGCTGTTTCTCTTAACACCCCAAAGGCAGCTCTCCCAAAGGCAGCTCCAATCCAGTCTTCTAACCAGGGTGTGGAATCTGGGGCCTGCTCAAGGTGCCGTCAGGGTTTCTTTTGTTCTGACCATG GATCACAGCCCAAGCCACAAAAACAAGTTGCTGTAAATGGTACAGATGCGGAACCTATTGAGAAATGCTCGGTTCCGCTGCCCAAGAAAAAAGTTGATCTGAATGAGCCAAGGCTTTGTAAGAATAAAGGATGCGGCAAAACCTACAAGGAGAAGGATAACCATGATGCTGCGTGCGAACACCATCCAGGGCCTGCAGTTTTCCATGACAGGAAGAGGGGG TGGAAATGTTGTGATATTCACGTCAAGGAGTTTGATGAATTTATGGAGATACCTCCTTGCACAAAGGGGTGGCACAACGCCGATGCCGTGTGA